One part of the Pseudoalteromonas piscicida genome encodes these proteins:
- a CDS encoding substrate-binding periplasmic protein, translating to MLIRLSVLLFVLVFSKSYASDCAGQSPLKIGIGSSWPPFVMYGTRPYGIDVDITRAVFERAGFCIEFIQLPSSARGITELEKGLIDVLPSASFSVDRAKIAYFSSPYRREKMRLFANKEIDLDSNLIELFSAGYTFTANPGAYYGEEVKQIKKIDWYDKRLFEIASLDRRIEMVAKNRVDFLIEDEDAGYYYINKLGYQSIQLHPYVVNDNAIHFMLGRHAFKRSDIERVNEAITNLNGTIANISEKYRKDSG from the coding sequence GTGCTTATTCGTTTATCCGTTTTATTATTCGTTTTAGTTTTTTCGAAAAGCTACGCTTCCGACTGCGCGGGTCAGTCACCCCTAAAAATCGGCATTGGCTCTAGCTGGCCGCCTTTTGTTATGTATGGCACTCGTCCTTATGGCATAGACGTAGATATCACTAGAGCAGTGTTTGAGCGCGCTGGGTTTTGTATCGAGTTCATTCAACTTCCTTCGTCGGCACGGGGGATCACCGAGCTTGAGAAGGGCTTAATTGATGTCCTGCCATCCGCAAGCTTTAGCGTTGATAGAGCAAAAATTGCTTATTTTTCCTCGCCATATCGGCGTGAAAAGATGCGCTTGTTTGCTAACAAGGAAATAGATCTCGATAGTAACTTGATTGAGTTGTTTTCTGCTGGATATACATTTACGGCTAATCCCGGAGCCTACTATGGTGAGGAAGTCAAACAAATAAAAAAAATCGATTGGTACGACAAGCGATTGTTTGAAATCGCGAGCTTAGACAGACGAATAGAAATGGTGGCTAAAAACCGCGTTGATTTTCTGATTGAAGATGAAGACGCAGGCTACTACTATATCAACAAGCTAGGCTATCAAAGCATTCAGCTACACCCTTATGTAGTTAACGATAACGCTATACATTTTATGCTTGGACGTCATGCATTTAAGCGTAGTGACATTGAGCGCGTCAATGAAGCAATCACCAATTTAAATGGCACAATAGCGAATATCTCAGAAAAATATAGAAAAGATTCAGGATGA
- a CDS encoding glycosyl hydrolase family 18 protein yields the protein MKLNKITSYIGFALLSGGALAAPSTPTLDWQPQQYSFVEVNVDGLGSYKQLVKAKDVVDISIKWNAWSGSGGDNYKVYFDDLLVNQGTLAAGTKSGVVQFPYTKSGRHQLYLELCEGTVCARSAGKEIVIADTDGAHLAPLPMNVDPNNRNNGTIPGRVTGAYFVEWGIYGCNYDVTKIPAHNLSHILYGFIPICGPNESLKSIENGNSWRALQTACADSQDYEVVIHDPWAAVQKSMPGVDAKDPIRGVYSQLMALKQRYPDLKILPSVGGWTLSDPFHGFTNKANRDTFVASVKQFLKTWKFYDGVDIDWEFPGGDGPNPDLGDPINDGPAYVALMQELRAMLDELEAETGRQYELTSAIGAGYDKIEDVDYQAAQQYMDYIFAMTYDFYGAWNNETGHQTGIYCGSHLSTDECNGTGVDDNGVPCKGPAYTGDHAIQLLLQQGVQPSKLVMGVAMYGRGWEGVLDANAAIPGNPMTAPGNGPLTGSTSEGVWEPGIMDYKAIAANAVGQGGSGVNGYEVGYDEQAQAAYVWNRSNGKLITYDSPRSVIAKGQYANTHQLAGLFGWEIDADNGDILNAMYDGLTAGEIPNRAPTIGVSGPINVTSGQVVNVDAQASDLDNDPLTYSWVAAPGLALSANNTAAVAVTAPSVAQQTSYDLTVTVNDGALSTTKTIVVVVNPEGANAAPVVTPVSDISVNEGASATVNVSATDPEGAALSYSWSVPAELSVVANGSSATITAANVTADTTVPVTVTVSDGVNAVDTTFNVTIKDGGAQYPTWDRSTVYVGGDRVIHNSNVFEAKWWTQGEEPGTTDVWKAVTN from the coding sequence ATGAAACTTAATAAAATAACCAGCTATATAGGATTTGCCTTACTGAGTGGCGGGGCACTTGCAGCCCCTTCAACACCAACATTAGATTGGCAGCCACAACAGTATTCGTTCGTTGAAGTTAACGTAGATGGGCTTGGCTCTTACAAGCAACTGGTAAAAGCAAAAGATGTTGTCGATATTAGCATCAAATGGAATGCATGGAGTGGCTCTGGCGGTGATAACTATAAAGTATATTTTGATGATCTCCTCGTAAACCAAGGCACGCTTGCAGCTGGTACTAAAAGTGGGGTAGTACAATTCCCCTACACTAAATCGGGTCGCCATCAGCTTTATTTAGAACTGTGTGAAGGTACCGTATGTGCAAGAAGCGCAGGGAAAGAAATCGTCATTGCCGACACTGACGGTGCACATCTAGCGCCACTTCCTATGAATGTAGATCCGAACAACCGTAATAACGGTACAATACCAGGCCGTGTAACGGGTGCATATTTCGTCGAATGGGGCATATATGGCTGTAATTATGACGTAACTAAGATCCCAGCTCATAACTTATCGCACATTTTATATGGCTTTATTCCGATTTGCGGACCTAACGAATCACTCAAATCCATCGAAAATGGTAATAGTTGGAGAGCGCTTCAAACTGCATGTGCTGACTCCCAAGATTATGAAGTCGTCATTCACGACCCTTGGGCTGCAGTGCAAAAATCTATGCCAGGGGTGGATGCAAAAGATCCTATTCGCGGTGTATATTCTCAATTAATGGCGCTAAAACAACGTTATCCGGACCTTAAAATTCTGCCTTCAGTCGGTGGATGGACGCTATCTGACCCATTCCATGGCTTTACAAACAAAGCAAACCGCGACACTTTCGTGGCGTCTGTAAAACAATTTCTTAAAACGTGGAAGTTTTATGACGGTGTAGATATCGACTGGGAATTCCCAGGTGGTGATGGTCCAAACCCAGACTTGGGCGATCCAATTAACGACGGTCCAGCATATGTGGCGCTAATGCAAGAACTTCGAGCAATGCTGGATGAGTTAGAGGCTGAAACCGGACGTCAATATGAGCTCACTTCTGCAATAGGTGCGGGTTATGACAAGATTGAAGATGTAGATTACCAAGCTGCCCAACAGTATATGGATTATATCTTTGCGATGACCTATGACTTCTATGGTGCTTGGAACAATGAAACGGGTCATCAAACCGGTATCTATTGTGGCTCTCATCTCAGCACAGACGAATGTAACGGTACAGGCGTTGACGACAATGGAGTGCCATGTAAAGGCCCAGCATATACTGGCGACCATGCAATTCAGTTGTTACTTCAACAAGGTGTGCAGCCCTCTAAGCTCGTTATGGGCGTTGCAATGTACGGCCGCGGCTGGGAAGGTGTGCTAGATGCAAATGCAGCCATTCCAGGTAATCCAATGACGGCGCCGGGTAATGGCCCATTGACAGGTTCTACAAGTGAAGGTGTTTGGGAGCCGGGCATTATGGATTACAAGGCTATTGCAGCAAACGCTGTAGGCCAAGGTGGTTCAGGCGTTAATGGTTATGAAGTAGGCTACGATGAGCAAGCACAAGCAGCATATGTTTGGAACAGAAGTAACGGTAAACTCATCACTTACGATAGCCCACGCAGCGTTATCGCAAAAGGCCAGTATGCAAACACTCATCAACTAGCTGGTTTATTTGGTTGGGAAATTGACGCTGATAATGGCGACATTCTAAATGCAATGTATGATGGTCTTACAGCAGGTGAAATCCCTAATCGCGCTCCTACTATCGGGGTTTCTGGACCAATCAATGTGACCTCAGGTCAGGTTGTGAATGTCGATGCGCAAGCAAGCGATTTAGACAATGATCCATTAACCTATTCATGGGTTGCTGCGCCTGGTTTGGCTTTGTCTGCTAACAACACCGCAGCTGTGGCTGTAACTGCTCCTTCAGTCGCTCAACAGACAAGTTACGACTTGACTGTAACGGTCAATGATGGGGCGTTATCAACAACCAAAACAATCGTTGTTGTTGTAAACCCAGAAGGTGCAAATGCAGCGCCTGTCGTTACACCGGTTTCAGATATTTCGGTTAACGAAGGGGCCTCGGCTACTGTCAATGTGTCAGCAACTGACCCTGAAGGCGCAGCACTTAGCTATAGCTGGAGTGTACCAGCCGAGCTAAGCGTAGTAGCAAATGGTAGCTCAGCGACTATTACTGCTGCAAATGTCACAGCCGACACAACCGTCCCGGTAACTGTTACCGTATCAGACGGCGTTAACGCTGTTGACACAACATTTAATGTCACGATTAAAGACGGTGGCGCTCAATATCCTACTTGGGATCGATCAACAGTTTATGTCGGTGGCGACCGAGTAATTCATAACAGCAATGTCTTTGAAGCAAAATGGTGGACTCAAGGTGAAGAACCTGGAACCACAGATGTATGGAAGGCAGTAACTAACTAA
- a CDS encoding lytic polysaccharide monooxygenase, with product MNSLHRKYALGLFGATSALISSAVSAHGFMDFPKARQAICQAQGGYWWPDDGSNIPNLACRAAFLDSGHFQFVQEHEFSTNTADYNNLEAVKANIPNGTLCSAGDPNKSGMSVVSPHWQRTVVEPNAQNKLAISFRATTPHNPSFWQFFLSKPNYDGDTSPLTWNDLELINEFGNIDFVVDPEGKRFYKMEIDIPQGREGNAVLYTRWQRFDVAGEGFYNCSDITITSTGTPPEWVSSGYFLKQGQDAKAGDSVWFRTFDQSGNELISHNLNVTSTNASTWQAELALYLNSNYGNKVNIGVKQPDGSIAFDANALLANEVFLPHAAYTSNLSVVKGGDNTAPTVNPISNQSIAENSQATVHAHAFDDQNDPLTFIWSIPAPLSFSGEGDTISISTPEVTADQTFEAELNVTDGKASTTVSFSITVQDSTNNQYPAWNSTTTYVAGDRVTHQQKVYEAKWWTQGEEPGASDVWKAI from the coding sequence ATGAATAGTTTACACCGTAAATATGCGCTTGGTCTTTTTGGCGCAACCTCAGCTTTGATTTCAAGCGCAGTTTCAGCTCATGGTTTTATGGACTTTCCCAAAGCAAGGCAGGCGATCTGTCAAGCGCAAGGAGGTTATTGGTGGCCGGATGATGGATCAAATATCCCAAACCTAGCATGTCGAGCGGCTTTTTTGGACTCAGGCCATTTTCAGTTTGTGCAAGAGCATGAATTTTCGACCAATACCGCTGACTACAATAATCTAGAGGCAGTAAAAGCGAATATCCCCAATGGTACGCTTTGCTCAGCCGGTGACCCAAACAAAAGTGGCATGAGTGTTGTCTCACCACACTGGCAGCGTACAGTTGTAGAGCCAAACGCTCAAAATAAACTTGCCATTAGCTTTAGGGCGACAACACCTCATAATCCCAGTTTTTGGCAGTTCTTCTTGTCAAAGCCAAACTACGATGGCGATACATCTCCTCTGACTTGGAATGATTTAGAGCTTATTAATGAATTTGGCAATATTGATTTCGTTGTGGATCCTGAAGGTAAACGCTTCTATAAAATGGAAATAGATATACCGCAAGGCCGTGAGGGCAATGCAGTTTTATATACCCGTTGGCAGCGGTTTGATGTCGCAGGAGAGGGATTTTACAATTGCTCTGATATCACAATAACCTCAACAGGCACGCCACCAGAATGGGTGAGCAGCGGCTATTTCTTAAAGCAAGGGCAAGATGCTAAAGCCGGTGATAGCGTGTGGTTTAGGACGTTTGATCAATCCGGGAATGAATTAATTAGCCATAACTTGAATGTAACCTCCACTAATGCATCAACATGGCAAGCTGAGTTGGCTCTTTACCTTAATAGCAATTACGGAAATAAGGTCAACATTGGTGTTAAGCAACCGGACGGTTCAATTGCGTTTGATGCAAACGCCTTATTAGCAAACGAAGTATTTTTGCCACATGCCGCTTACACCAGCAATCTTAGCGTTGTAAAAGGGGGTGACAACACCGCTCCTACGGTAAATCCAATTTCTAACCAAAGCATCGCAGAAAATAGCCAAGCGACGGTGCATGCTCATGCGTTTGACGACCAAAATGACCCACTAACATTCATTTGGAGTATTCCTGCACCGCTTAGCTTTAGTGGCGAAGGTGACACGATTTCCATCTCAACGCCTGAAGTGACGGCTGATCAAACCTTTGAGGCTGAACTTAATGTCACCGATGGCAAAGCAAGCACGACCGTAAGTTTCTCAATTACCGTTCAAGATAGCACCAATAACCAATACCCAGCTTGGAATAGTACAACTACCTATGTCGCAGGCGACAGAGTAACGCATCAACAGAAAGTGTATGAAGCTAAGTGGTGGACGCAGGGAGAAGAGCCCGGCGCATCCGATGTTTGGAAAGCAATTTAA
- a CDS encoding glycosyl hydrolase family 18 protein, whose translation MKQHVKTLKLSQMASILGAIFCANSYAYNCDGLPEWSQSSAYNGGAQVQKSQQAFEAKWWTQADPVTHSGQWDDWKKLGDCDSVVTNTPPTVQSLLPADGSAFNENDSVAISVNATDSDGQVTQVEFFVDGTSVGIDTTATGDNFSFNWSATAGTHAISVVATDDKQAVSNTLITNVIVNTTGNQLPTANLSLGGGNNLVINQPVDIVLDGSDPDGSIAKLTLLINGQVAFESTTAPAQHTWTPTQLGTVTLKLVVEDNTGATAESILNANVVETPPVVNSCVPHGLYQTPNISPNYCDIYDENGREKMGTDHPRRVIGYFTSWRTGKNGQPSYLVDDIPWDKITHINYAFAHVDANNKVSIGNPTAPNNAATNMTWPGVAGAEMDPSLPYTGHFNLLNKFKKQHPDVKTLISVGGWAETGGYFDETGKRIASGGFYTMTTNADGSVNHAGIDAFVASSVEFIRKYNFDGVDIDYEYPSSMNDSGHPDDFAISNPRRAALNASYQVLMKKLREALDQAGQQDNTHYLLTIASPSSGYLLRGMETFQVTKYLDYVNIMSYDLHGAWNQHVGHNASLFDTGEDSELKQWNVYGTKEFEGIGYLNTDWAVKYFRGSVSAGRINIGIPYYTRGFRDVTGGTNGLWGQAALPNQADCPPGTGSGEKNKCGNGAVGIDNLWHDKNDVGLEVPAGSNPLWHVKNLQNGVLGSYLSDYGLDPVNNPEHQISGTYARHYDSVAVAPWLWNASKNVFLSIEDEESMAAKVDYVINQELGGIMFWELTGDFDYDVSKNEYFMGSSLTSLAYNKFNQSGTPYSVKQGNKTFVKPASAVDVTFVAKDFPAGDANYPIAPTFAFTNNSAIDLSGAKISFDVPVATSAIFKSNWNAQEKLGMAVDVNGSNAAGNNIGGFENEFHRFSITLVNEWGGTPKSFAPGETINAQVMYYMPISGPVNFVVEKDGNRYAFSSEYSDLPIATPGTGPTDPVTSCKGTPISQIVVYPNLPQGTHAAQGDLIVEGNAVYEAKWWSNKQPSVSGDYTKACNL comes from the coding sequence ATGAAACAACATGTAAAGACCCTTAAATTATCGCAAATGGCTTCGATCCTCGGAGCCATTTTCTGCGCTAACTCATATGCTTATAATTGTGATGGTTTACCTGAATGGTCACAAAGTTCGGCATATAATGGTGGTGCTCAAGTACAAAAATCGCAACAAGCTTTTGAAGCAAAGTGGTGGACTCAGGCTGATCCAGTTACCCATTCCGGACAATGGGATGATTGGAAAAAATTGGGCGACTGTGACAGCGTTGTCACCAACACACCACCTACAGTACAAAGCTTACTCCCAGCTGACGGCAGCGCTTTTAACGAAAATGACAGCGTTGCCATTTCTGTAAATGCAACAGATAGCGATGGCCAAGTAACGCAGGTAGAGTTTTTTGTAGATGGCACGTCTGTTGGTATTGATACCACAGCGACAGGTGATAATTTTTCATTTAACTGGTCAGCAACCGCTGGAACACACGCAATTTCAGTTGTTGCAACAGATGACAAGCAAGCTGTGTCCAACACATTAATAACTAATGTTATCGTTAATACGACAGGAAATCAGTTACCTACAGCAAATCTTTCGTTAGGCGGAGGTAATAACCTGGTTATTAATCAACCTGTAGACATCGTTCTTGATGGTTCAGATCCAGACGGCTCAATCGCAAAACTAACACTGCTTATCAACGGCCAAGTCGCATTTGAGAGCACAACAGCACCGGCACAGCACACTTGGACACCAACGCAACTGGGCACCGTAACATTAAAGCTTGTTGTTGAAGATAATACTGGTGCGACAGCAGAGAGTATACTCAATGCAAATGTGGTTGAAACACCGCCAGTGGTAAACAGCTGTGTTCCACATGGTCTTTATCAGACCCCCAACATATCGCCTAACTACTGTGATATCTATGATGAAAATGGCCGTGAAAAAATGGGTACTGATCACCCTAGACGCGTCATCGGTTACTTTACCAGTTGGAGAACGGGTAAGAATGGTCAACCGAGCTACTTAGTTGATGATATTCCATGGGATAAGATCACCCACATCAATTATGCTTTCGCGCACGTTGATGCCAACAACAAGGTTTCAATAGGCAATCCAACTGCTCCTAACAATGCAGCGACGAATATGACTTGGCCGGGGGTTGCTGGTGCAGAGATGGATCCATCTCTTCCTTATACCGGTCATTTTAACTTGCTGAACAAATTTAAGAAACAGCATCCTGATGTTAAAACCTTGATCTCAGTCGGCGGTTGGGCGGAAACTGGTGGCTACTTCGACGAAACAGGTAAGCGAATTGCCAGCGGCGGTTTCTATACGATGACGACCAATGCAGATGGCAGCGTGAATCACGCAGGTATTGATGCGTTTGTAGCAAGTTCAGTTGAATTTATCCGTAAATACAACTTTGATGGTGTCGATATTGACTATGAATATCCATCTTCTATGAACGACTCTGGTCACCCCGATGATTTTGCGATATCAAACCCGCGTCGAGCAGCATTGAATGCTTCTTATCAAGTATTAATGAAAAAACTGAGAGAAGCATTAGACCAAGCAGGTCAACAAGACAATACTCACTATTTATTAACGATCGCATCACCATCTTCTGGTTACCTTCTACGTGGTATGGAGACATTCCAAGTCACTAAGTATCTAGACTACGTCAATATTATGTCTTATGACTTACACGGAGCGTGGAACCAGCACGTTGGCCATAACGCATCGCTATTCGACACCGGCGAAGATTCCGAGCTAAAACAGTGGAATGTTTACGGCACCAAAGAGTTTGAAGGTATTGGTTACCTAAACACTGATTGGGCGGTCAAATATTTCAGAGGCTCTGTCTCTGCAGGGCGCATCAACATCGGTATCCCTTATTATACTCGTGGTTTTAGAGATGTAACGGGTGGTACAAATGGCCTTTGGGGGCAAGCTGCATTACCTAACCAAGCTGATTGTCCTCCGGGGACTGGCAGCGGTGAAAAGAACAAGTGTGGTAATGGTGCTGTGGGTATCGATAACTTGTGGCACGACAAGAACGATGTTGGCTTAGAAGTACCCGCAGGTTCTAATCCGCTTTGGCATGTTAAAAACCTTCAAAATGGCGTGTTAGGAAGTTACCTAAGTGATTATGGACTAGATCCAGTTAACAACCCAGAGCATCAGATTAGCGGTACCTATGCCCGCCATTATGATTCCGTCGCGGTTGCTCCTTGGCTCTGGAATGCCAGCAAGAATGTTTTCTTATCCATTGAAGATGAAGAGTCAATGGCTGCGAAAGTCGACTATGTCATCAACCAAGAACTAGGCGGAATCATGTTCTGGGAGCTTACTGGTGACTTCGATTATGATGTAAGCAAAAATGAATATTTCATGGGTTCATCGCTAACAAGCTTAGCCTACAACAAGTTTAACCAAAGTGGCACGCCATACTCCGTTAAACAAGGAAATAAGACCTTTGTAAAACCAGCTTCTGCAGTTGATGTCACATTCGTTGCTAAAGATTTCCCAGCTGGAGATGCTAACTATCCAATTGCACCAACTTTTGCCTTTACCAATAACTCAGCGATAGATTTGAGTGGCGCAAAAATTTCGTTTGATGTTCCTGTTGCAACATCGGCAATTTTCAAATCTAACTGGAATGCACAAGAAAAGCTTGGCATGGCAGTGGACGTAAATGGATCGAATGCTGCGGGTAATAATATTGGCGGCTTCGAAAACGAATTCCACCGATTCTCGATCACGCTTGTGAACGAGTGGGGTGGTACGCCTAAGTCTTTTGCTCCCGGCGAAACTATCAATGCTCAAGTCATGTACTACATGCCTATTTCTGGCCCCGTTAACTTTGTGGTTGAGAAAGACGGTAACCGCTATGCATTTTCCAGTGAATATAGCGACCTACCAATCGCAACACCTGGTACAGGGCCTACAGATCCGGTAACTAGCTGTAAAGGTACACCTATCAGTCAAATTGTGGTTTACCCGAACCTACCACAGGGCACGCATGCTGCTCAAGGTGATTTAATTGTTGAAGGAAACGCGGTGTATGAAGCGAAATGGTGGAGCAATAAGCAACCATCAGTTAGCGGCGATTATACCAAGGCTTGCAACTTGTAA
- a CDS encoding HD domain-containing phosphohydrolase: MEFGEQSTTSNEAIRVLCLDDETNVIRSLNRLFRQNGIHAELCSDPQQALALIRDSSFEVVISDMRMPEMDGATFLHEVKRICPDTQRILLTGYSDLASTIKAINESGIHAYIQKPWDNDILVHTVRECSEKYRLKSVNKRLNEEIVQKNAQLTELNENLEGLVQKRTAQIRKVLSQLEQANQKEHKEHRATVELLYNFLNANPFIDGKKAKSIAKLCKIIAKKLELSSEVAETAMMSGYLAEVGLLAMDPEIYKSPPRKLSEAQKKIYYTHPSIAQLMLMPAQHLSDVSEAIYHQFEKFNGQGIPKGLKGKEIPLGSQILAVARDYYDNLYSANGSDKEKADLALDLIRTYRGNFYSPEVVDILEQAVSNNELGQEQVGSVDILTTEKLKPGMILGLALYSNQGILLLPKGHTFTDKSIDKLKQLETQRPIPFRIMVKQ, from the coding sequence TTGGAATTTGGCGAGCAATCAACGACTTCAAATGAAGCGATACGAGTACTTTGTCTCGATGATGAGACTAATGTGATACGGTCGTTAAATCGCTTATTCCGTCAAAATGGAATACACGCTGAGCTCTGTAGCGATCCACAGCAAGCCTTGGCGCTGATCCGAGACTCCTCTTTTGAAGTTGTTATTAGTGATATGCGGATGCCTGAAATGGATGGCGCCACATTTTTGCATGAAGTAAAGCGTATTTGCCCAGATACACAACGGATATTACTGACAGGATACTCTGATCTTGCTTCAACAATTAAAGCCATTAATGAAAGTGGGATCCATGCATATATTCAAAAGCCTTGGGATAACGATATACTCGTACATACCGTGAGAGAATGTTCAGAGAAATACAGGTTAAAAAGCGTAAATAAGAGACTAAATGAAGAGATAGTACAAAAAAATGCGCAACTCACTGAGTTAAATGAAAACCTTGAAGGACTTGTACAAAAACGCACTGCGCAGATCCGCAAAGTGTTAAGTCAATTAGAACAAGCTAATCAAAAAGAACATAAAGAACATCGGGCTACCGTCGAGTTACTTTATAATTTTCTGAATGCAAATCCATTTATCGATGGTAAAAAAGCGAAGAGCATAGCCAAATTATGTAAAATTATAGCTAAGAAGCTAGAACTTTCTAGTGAAGTAGCTGAAACGGCTATGATGTCAGGGTATTTAGCGGAAGTAGGTTTACTTGCTATGGACCCAGAAATTTATAAATCGCCACCCAGAAAACTAAGCGAAGCACAAAAGAAAATTTATTATACGCATCCTTCCATTGCACAGCTTATGTTGATGCCAGCGCAGCACTTATCTGACGTATCCGAGGCGATTTATCATCAGTTTGAAAAATTTAATGGTCAAGGGATCCCTAAAGGTCTTAAAGGTAAAGAAATTCCTTTGGGCTCACAGATACTTGCAGTCGCTCGAGATTATTATGACAATTTATACAGCGCTAACGGTTCTGATAAAGAGAAAGCCGATTTAGCCCTAGACCTTATCCGAACCTATAGAGGAAATTTCTACTCCCCAGAAGTCGTTGATATTTTAGAACAAGCTGTAAGTAACAACGAGCTAGGCCAAGAGCAAGTCGGTTCGGTTGATATATTGACAACTGAAAAGCTCAAGCCAGGCATGATATTGGGTTTAGCGCTTTACAGTAATCAAGGAATTTTATTGCTACCAAAAGGCCATACCTTTACCGATAAGTCGATAGATAAACTTAAGCAGCTGGAAACACAACGCCCAATCCCCTTTAGAATTATGGTCAAGCAATAA